One part of the Mytilus trossulus isolate FHL-02 chromosome 11, PNRI_Mtr1.1.1.hap1, whole genome shotgun sequence genome encodes these proteins:
- the LOC134690310 gene encoding uncharacterized protein LOC134690310, producing the protein MMSYILRKIPVTILLICAVLQLTSAEQSPLCFEVQEGLTNGCSVPLFGKFPYKKIFEPACQLHDLCYNCGIAQSKDRKYCDKIFLKKMKQICSTRKGWRKRSCKRFSRLYYVGVCAGGKSSFRQTPKAECSVLDWIASCFP; encoded by the exons ATGATGTCTTATATTTTAAG GAAAATTCCCGTCACCATATTACTAATATGTGCTGTTCTGCAGTTGACATCTGCTGAACAAAGTCCACTTTGTTTCGAGGTTCAAGAAGGGCTAACCAATGGATGTAGTGTCCCACTATTTGGAAAATTTCCATACAAAAAGATATTTGAACCTGCCTGTCAACTTCATGATTTATGTTATAATTGT gGAATAGCGCAAAGTAAAGATCGGAAATACTGTGATAAaattttcctgaaaaaaatgaaacaaatctgTTCAACAAGAAAGGGTTGGAGAAAAAGATCGTGCAAAAGATTTTCAAGGTTGTATTATGTTGGTGTTTGTGCGGGCGGAAAATCATCATTTCGGCAGACTCCAAAAGCTGAATGTAGCGTACTAGACTGGATAGCCAGTTGTTTTCCGTAA